A genomic stretch from Aminobacter aminovorans includes:
- a CDS encoding serine hydrolase domain-containing protein: protein MVASRRSLLKLGLTGLLVPQAPLALAGAEKNPSFEAWRRDFEAAIPARMKAANIVGAAMTIASRESATLYAGAFGFADLEQQRNLTVDTPMHLASVSKLFTAFSLVQLFERKGLDLHGDVNDFIDFPVRNPRHPQLPITAHHLLTHTSSIFDEGHGDVSFPGDPKQSLPDFLRNYLVKGGVTYAPETSFLQAEPGTKWEYSNVAMALAGYVVERVSGTGFPAYVKDNILVPIGVDNAHWYIREFQPDMLAKPYSFEDGAFVELPQQGYPDVPAGMLRCSVSDLARSLHAMLGGGPDAILSPQASAEMLRRQIDPKIYPYQGLGWTEEESASRKLVGHTGSDNGASNIVALSEDRSHVAALLMNNDGTPENGAFRASVIDDLLAGAKLAT from the coding sequence ATGGTCGCATCGCGTCGTTCATTGCTCAAACTGGGACTGACCGGCTTGCTTGTCCCCCAAGCACCTTTGGCTCTCGCAGGTGCTGAAAAGAACCCATCGTTCGAAGCCTGGCGCCGCGATTTCGAAGCGGCAATTCCCGCACGGATGAAGGCCGCAAATATCGTGGGCGCTGCCATGACCATCGCCTCAAGGGAAAGTGCCACGCTCTACGCCGGTGCATTCGGCTTCGCTGATCTTGAGCAGCAGCGAAACCTTACCGTCGACACCCCCATGCACCTGGCGTCCGTCAGCAAGCTTTTCACGGCCTTCTCTCTGGTGCAGCTTTTCGAGCGCAAGGGCCTCGACCTGCATGGCGACGTCAATGATTTCATCGACTTTCCTGTCCGCAACCCTCGCCACCCGCAACTGCCGATCACGGCGCATCACCTTTTGACCCACACATCGAGCATTTTCGACGAAGGCCATGGTGACGTTTCTTTCCCAGGCGATCCGAAGCAGAGCCTGCCGGACTTCCTGCGAAACTATCTCGTGAAGGGCGGCGTCACTTACGCGCCCGAGACATCGTTTCTCCAGGCGGAGCCGGGCACCAAGTGGGAATACAGCAACGTTGCCATGGCGCTGGCAGGCTACGTCGTCGAACGCGTCAGCGGAACGGGCTTTCCGGCTTATGTGAAGGACAACATTCTCGTCCCGATCGGCGTGGACAATGCCCATTGGTACATCAGGGAGTTCCAGCCCGATATGCTCGCCAAGCCATACAGCTTCGAGGACGGAGCGTTCGTCGAGCTGCCGCAGCAGGGCTATCCCGACGTTCCCGCCGGAATGCTGCGCTGCTCGGTGAGCGATCTCGCAAGATCGCTGCATGCCATGCTCGGAGGAGGCCCTGATGCCATCCTGTCGCCTCAGGCATCGGCCGAAATGTTGCGGCGGCAGATCGACCCGAAGATCTACCCGTATCAGGGGCTCGGTTGGACCGAAGAGGAAAGTGCCAGCCGCAAGCTCGTCGGCCACACCGGCAGCGACAACGGTGCTTCCAACATCGTGGCGCTGTCGGAGGACCGGAGCCACGTGGCAGCGCTTCTCATGAACAACGACGGCACTCCGGAGAACGGCGCGTTCCGGGCGTCGGTGATCGACGACCTGCTCGCCGGCGCGAAGCTTGCGACGTGA
- a CDS encoding phosphoserine transaminase encodes MTIVAKPGLRPANPNFSSGPCAKRPGWSLQALADAALGRSHRAKIGKTKLEQAIALTREVLQVPTEYRIGIVPASDTGAVEMAMWSLLGERGIDMVAWESFGAGWITDVVKQLKIEDVRKFDAPYGELPDLKKVDFDRDVVFTWNGTTSGVRVENGDFIPSDRKGLTICDATSAAFAQNLDFAKLDVVTFSWQKVLGGEGAHGMLILSPRAVERLETYKPAWPLPKIFRLTSGGKLIEGIFKGETINTPSMLCVEDYLDALNWAKGLGGLDALVARADANFAAIDTFVQKSGWLANLAVVPETRSNTSVCLSIVDPEVTGLDKEGQAAFAKGLVSALEKEGVAFDIGAYRDAPPGLRIWAGATVETSDLVALMPWLDWAFANQKAALKAAA; translated from the coding sequence ATGACGATCGTCGCCAAGCCCGGACTCCGTCCGGCAAATCCCAATTTCTCCTCAGGTCCCTGCGCAAAACGTCCCGGCTGGTCGCTCCAGGCGCTCGCCGACGCAGCGCTCGGCCGCTCGCACCGTGCCAAGATCGGCAAGACCAAGCTCGAGCAGGCCATCGCGCTGACCCGCGAAGTACTCCAGGTTCCCACCGAGTACCGCATCGGCATCGTTCCGGCGTCAGACACCGGTGCCGTCGAGATGGCGATGTGGTCACTGCTCGGCGAGCGCGGTATCGACATGGTCGCCTGGGAAAGCTTCGGCGCCGGCTGGATCACCGACGTGGTCAAGCAGCTCAAGATCGAGGACGTCCGCAAGTTCGACGCACCTTATGGCGAGCTGCCCGATCTCAAGAAGGTCGATTTTGACCGCGACGTCGTCTTCACCTGGAACGGCACGACCTCGGGCGTGCGCGTCGAAAACGGCGACTTCATCCCCAGTGATCGCAAGGGCCTGACCATCTGCGACGCCACTTCGGCGGCCTTTGCCCAGAACCTCGATTTCGCAAAGCTCGATGTCGTCACTTTCTCCTGGCAGAAGGTGCTCGGCGGCGAAGGCGCGCATGGCATGCTGATCCTCAGCCCGCGCGCCGTCGAAAGGCTCGAGACTTACAAGCCGGCATGGCCACTGCCCAAGATCTTCCGCCTGACCTCTGGCGGCAAGCTGATCGAAGGCATCTTCAAGGGCGAAACCATCAACACACCGTCGATGCTGTGCGTCGAGGATTATCTCGATGCGCTGAACTGGGCCAAGGGCCTGGGCGGGCTCGATGCGCTGGTCGCCCGTGCCGACGCCAACTTCGCCGCCATAGACACGTTTGTACAGAAGTCCGGCTGGCTCGCCAATCTGGCCGTCGTGCCGGAAACGCGCTCGAACACCTCGGTCTGCCTGTCGATCGTCGACCCCGAAGTGACTGGTCTCGACAAGGAAGGCCAGGCAGCCTTCGCCAAGGGCCTGGTCTCGGCGCTGGAAAAGGAAGGCGTTGCCTTCGACATCGGCGCCTATCGCGACGCGCCTCCCGGCCTGCGCATCTGGGCCGGCGCCACCGTCGAGACGTCCGACCTGGTTGCCCTGATGCCATGGCTCGACTGGGCCTTCGCCAATCAGAAGGCGGCGCTCAAGGCTGCCGCCTGA
- a CDS encoding outer membrane protein, producing the protein MTLTSRIALALAATMLWPLAAGAADYDPPVVIDEAPEYVPVEVGSGWYLRGDVGYNITKSPYDFTLFGVESDSTFVNGSIGAGYHFTDYLRGDLNLGFLAHDRYGATDGVDTIESENSMWTGMANAYVDLGTIAGFTPYVGAGVGVIYASQRVDDTSTTPDWHLRDTQYALAYALNAGVSYKVSQNASVDVGYQYLAAPGLEYADVPAVEMKKGVDFHQVRVGLRYDLW; encoded by the coding sequence ATGACCTTGACGTCTCGCATAGCGCTGGCCCTGGCCGCGACCATGCTTTGGCCGCTTGCAGCAGGCGCTGCCGATTACGATCCGCCAGTCGTTATCGACGAGGCGCCGGAATACGTCCCCGTCGAAGTCGGCTCCGGCTGGTACCTGCGCGGCGATGTCGGCTACAACATCACGAAGTCGCCCTATGACTTCACGCTGTTCGGCGTCGAATCGGACAGCACCTTCGTCAATGGCAGCATTGGCGCGGGTTATCATTTCACCGACTACCTGCGCGGCGACCTCAATCTCGGCTTCCTGGCACACGACCGCTACGGCGCAACCGACGGCGTCGATACGATCGAATCGGAAAACAGCATGTGGACCGGCATGGCGAATGCCTATGTCGACCTCGGCACCATTGCCGGCTTTACACCTTATGTCGGTGCTGGCGTCGGTGTCATCTATGCCAGCCAGCGGGTCGACGACACCTCGACCACGCCCGACTGGCACCTCCGCGACACGCAGTACGCCCTGGCCTACGCGCTCAATGCCGGCGTCAGCTACAAGGTCAGCCAGAACGCCTCGGTCGACGTAGGTTACCAATATCTCGCGGCACCAGGCCTGGAATATGCCGACGTGCCGGCAGTCGAAATGAAAAAGGGCGTCGACTTTCACCAGGTCAGGGTCGGACTGCGCTACGACCTCTGGTAA
- the serA gene encoding phosphoglycerate dehydrogenase, which translates to MAPRVLVSDKLSTTAVQIFKDRGVEVDYLPDLGKDKEKLLEVIGQYDGLAIRSATKVTEKLIAAATNLKVIGRAGIGVDNVDIPAASRRGIIVMNTPFGNSITTAEHAIALMFAVARQLPEANASTHAGKWEKNRFMGVEITGKTLGLIGCGNIGSIVATRAVGLKMHVVAFDPFLSEHRAEELGVEKVELEELLARADFITLHTPLTDKTRNIINADSIAKMKTGVRIINCARGGLIVEKDLIAGLKSGKVAGAGIDVFEVEPAESNELFGMDNVVCTPHLGASTSEAQENVALQVAEQMADYLVKGAVSNAINMPSITAEEAPRLKPFVKLAEVLGAFVGQVTEDPITEVEILFDGQTAQMNTKALISAALAGLIRPQVSDVNMVSAPIMVKERGIIVAEVKRDKSGVFDGYIKLSVKTEHMTRSIAGTCFSDGKPRFIQIKGINLDAEVGQHMLYTTNADAPGIIGLLGTVCGESGVNIANFQLGRDRPGGNAIALLYLDAPFPEDVLAKVRDHKSIDSAKRLQFDVNGI; encoded by the coding sequence ATGGCGCCCCGCGTTCTCGTATCCGACAAACTCTCCACCACCGCCGTCCAGATCTTCAAGGATCGTGGCGTCGAGGTCGACTACCTGCCCGACCTCGGCAAGGACAAGGAAAAGCTGCTCGAAGTCATCGGCCAATATGACGGCCTCGCCATCCGCTCGGCGACCAAGGTCACCGAAAAGCTGATCGCCGCAGCAACCAATCTCAAGGTCATCGGCCGCGCCGGCATCGGCGTCGACAATGTCGATATCCCCGCCGCCTCGCGGCGCGGTATCATCGTCATGAACACGCCCTTCGGCAATTCGATCACCACAGCCGAACATGCCATCGCGCTGATGTTCGCGGTCGCCCGCCAGCTCCCCGAGGCCAATGCCTCGACCCATGCCGGCAAGTGGGAAAAGAACCGCTTCATGGGTGTCGAGATCACCGGCAAGACGCTTGGCCTGATCGGCTGCGGCAACATCGGCTCGATCGTCGCCACCCGCGCCGTCGGCCTCAAAATGCATGTCGTTGCCTTCGACCCGTTCCTGTCGGAGCATCGTGCCGAGGAACTCGGCGTCGAGAAGGTGGAGCTCGAGGAGTTGCTGGCCCGCGCCGACTTCATCACGCTGCATACGCCGCTGACCGACAAGACCCGCAACATCATCAACGCCGACTCCATCGCCAAGATGAAAACGGGCGTGCGCATCATCAACTGCGCCCGTGGTGGCCTGATCGTCGAGAAGGACCTGATCGCCGGGCTCAAGAGCGGCAAGGTGGCGGGCGCCGGCATCGATGTGTTTGAGGTCGAGCCGGCCGAGAGCAACGAGCTGTTCGGCATGGACAATGTCGTTTGCACCCCACATCTCGGTGCCTCGACCTCGGAGGCGCAGGAAAACGTCGCCCTTCAGGTCGCCGAGCAGATGGCCGATTACCTGGTCAAGGGTGCCGTTTCCAACGCCATCAACATGCCCTCGATCACCGCCGAAGAAGCGCCGCGGCTCAAGCCGTTCGTCAAGCTCGCCGAGGTGCTGGGCGCCTTTGTCGGCCAGGTGACGGAAGACCCGATCACCGAGGTCGAGATTCTGTTCGACGGCCAGACCGCGCAGATGAACACCAAGGCACTGATCAGCGCCGCCCTTGCCGGCCTGATCCGGCCGCAGGTCTCCGACGTCAACATGGTGTCGGCGCCGATCATGGTGAAGGAGCGCGGGATCATCGTCGCCGAGGTCAAGCGCGACAAGTCGGGCGTCTTCGACGGCTACATCAAGCTGTCGGTGAAGACCGAGCATATGACCCGCTCGATCGCCGGCACCTGCTTCTCCGACGGCAAGCCGCGCTTCATCCAGATCAAGGGCATCAACCTCGACGCCGAGGTTGGTCAGCACATGCTCTACACCACCAACGCCGACGCGCCTGGTATCATCGGCCTGCTCGGCACCGTGTGCGGCGAGAGCGGCGTCAACATCGCCAACTTCCAGCTCGGCCGTGACCGGCCGGGCGGCAATGCGATTGCCTTGCTCTATCTAGATGCACCGTTCCCCGAAGACGTGCTCGCCAAGGTACGCGACCACAAGTCGATCGACTCAGCCAAGCGCCTGCAGTTCGACGTCAACGGCATCTGA
- a CDS encoding DMT family transporter — protein MHRNAYVLLLATTLFWGGNAVAGKLAVGHASPMLLTSLRWALAAAILVAIGWPRLRADWAVARKHIWLLIALGGLGFTAFNAALYSALNYTSAINASIEQAGMPMVIFVANFILFRMRVTWGQILGFLLSLTGIALTASHGDLRTLLALDMNFGDALMLIAVLVYSAYTVALRFKPDIHWLSLMIVMTSAAFVTSIPFVIWEIGSGRAIAPDAMGWAITAYMVLFPSILAQVFYIRGVELIGANRAGLFINMVPIFGTLLSVMIIGEDFQFYHAVAIVLVLGGIWLAEHSGRKMASAEELLAAEKHSSDA, from the coding sequence ATGCATCGAAACGCCTATGTCCTGCTGTTGGCGACCACGCTCTTCTGGGGCGGCAATGCGGTGGCGGGCAAGCTTGCCGTCGGCCATGCCTCGCCGATGCTCCTGACCTCGCTGCGCTGGGCATTGGCCGCCGCAATCCTCGTCGCCATCGGCTGGCCCCGGCTCAGGGCCGACTGGGCAGTCGCGCGCAAGCACATCTGGCTGCTGATCGCCTTGGGTGGGCTCGGCTTCACCGCCTTCAATGCCGCCCTCTATTCGGCGCTCAATTACACCTCGGCCATCAATGCCAGCATCGAGCAGGCCGGCATGCCGATGGTCATCTTCGTCGCCAACTTCATCCTGTTTCGCATGCGAGTCACCTGGGGGCAGATCCTGGGGTTTCTGCTGTCGCTGACAGGCATCGCGCTGACCGCCAGCCATGGCGATCTCAGGACCCTTCTCGCGCTGGACATGAATTTCGGCGACGCGCTGATGCTCATCGCCGTCCTTGTCTACAGCGCTTACACGGTTGCGCTGCGCTTCAAGCCCGACATCCACTGGCTGAGCCTGATGATCGTTATGACATCGGCTGCCTTCGTTACCTCGATCCCGTTCGTGATCTGGGAGATCGGCAGCGGCCGCGCCATTGCGCCCGATGCGATGGGCTGGGCGATCACGGCCTACATGGTGCTGTTTCCCTCGATCCTGGCGCAGGTCTTCTACATCAGGGGCGTCGAGCTCATCGGCGCCAATCGCGCGGGCCTGTTCATAAACATGGTGCCGATCTTCGGTACGCTGCTTTCGGTGATGATCATCGGCGAGGACTTTCAGTTCTACCACGCGGTGGCCATCGTGCTGGTGCTCGGCGGCATCTGGCTTGCCGAGCACTCCGGGCGGAAAATGGCGAGCGCCGAGGAGCTTTTGGCTGCCGAAAAACACAGCTCCGATGCCTGA
- a CDS encoding LysE family translocator: MPDLSTLIVFAAASVVLTATPGPDMLLIASRSISQGRPAGFLTYLGIALGTYCHALAAALGLSQLFLAVPVAYEIVRWAGCAYLLYLAWKTLRSDGTALAPTSDLKRFSSRRILGEGLATNLLNPKMVVFVLALFPQFIHPEAGSMIAQTLVLATVLNGIGFIVNGSVILLSSHLRQRAGGLVRLGRLPQYFLATVFAGLACRVALGSRN; encoded by the coding sequence ATGCCGGATTTATCCACACTCATTGTTTTTGCCGCCGCGTCGGTGGTTTTGACTGCCACGCCCGGTCCCGACATGCTGCTCATCGCTTCTCGCAGCATCAGCCAGGGGCGCCCGGCGGGTTTCCTCACCTATCTCGGTATCGCGCTCGGCACCTATTGCCATGCGCTCGCCGCGGCCCTTGGGCTTTCGCAGCTGTTCTTGGCGGTGCCCGTTGCCTATGAGATCGTGCGCTGGGCCGGTTGCGCCTATCTACTCTATCTCGCCTGGAAGACGCTGCGATCCGACGGCACAGCCCTTGCGCCGACGTCCGATCTCAAACGGTTCTCGTCAAGGCGTATCTTGGGCGAGGGTCTTGCCACAAACCTGCTCAACCCGAAGATGGTAGTGTTCGTGCTGGCGCTGTTTCCGCAGTTCATCCATCCCGAAGCCGGGTCGATGATCGCGCAGACACTGGTGCTGGCAACCGTGCTCAACGGGATCGGTTTCATCGTCAACGGTTCGGTCATCTTGCTGAGCAGCCACCTGCGCCAGCGGGCAGGTGGCCTGGTGCGGCTGGGCAGGCTGCCGCAATATTTCCTCGCCACTGTCTTTGCCGGGCTGGCGTGCCGGGTGGCGTTGGGTAGCCGAAACTGA
- the ftsH gene encoding ATP-dependent zinc metalloprotease FtsH, with protein MNPNYRNFALWAIIAVLLIALFNLFQTPQTRGASSEVAYSQFLQDLDSGRVKTVTIAGDRISGTYIDGSSTGFQTYSPGDPTLVSRLEQKNVTINARPENDGSGSIFSVLLSWLPMILILGVWIFFMRQMQSGSGRAMGFGKSKAKLLTEAHGRVTFGDVAGVDEAKEDLEEIVEFLRDPQKFQRLGGKIPRGVLLVGPPGTGKTLLARSVAGEANVPFFTISGSDFVEMFVGVGASRVRDMFEQAKKNAPCIIFIDEIDAVGRHRGAGLGGGNDEREQTLNQLLVEMDGFEANESIILIAATNRPDVLDPALLRPGRFDRQVVVPNPDIVGREKILKVHVRNVPLAPNVDLKVVARGTPGFSGADLMNLVNESALMAARRNKRLVTMQEFEDAKDKIMMGAERRSSAMTQAEKELTAYHESGHAILALNVPAADPLHKATIIPRGRALGMVMQLPEGDRYSMSYKYMISRLAIMMGGRVAEEFKFGKENITSGASSDIEQATKLARAMVTRWGFSDKLGHVAYGDNQEEVFLGHSVARTQNVSEETAQIIDAEVRRLIDEAYSTARTILTKKKKDWIALAEGLLEYETLSGEEIKQLIAGNKPSRDMGDDTPPSRGSAVPKAGSTRGKKKGSEPEGGMEPQPSS; from the coding sequence ATGAATCCGAACTATCGCAACTTCGCGCTGTGGGCGATCATAGCCGTTCTGCTCATCGCCCTGTTCAATCTGTTCCAGACCCCGCAGACCCGCGGCGCGTCGAGCGAAGTGGCGTATTCGCAGTTCCTCCAGGATCTGGACTCCGGCCGCGTCAAGACGGTGACGATCGCCGGTGACCGCATCAGCGGCACCTACATCGACGGTTCTTCGACTGGCTTCCAGACCTACTCGCCCGGCGACCCGACACTGGTGTCGCGGCTTGAGCAGAAGAACGTCACCATCAACGCCCGTCCTGAAAACGACGGCTCGGGCTCGATCTTCTCGGTGCTGCTGTCCTGGCTGCCGATGATCCTGATCCTCGGCGTGTGGATTTTCTTCATGCGCCAGATGCAGTCCGGCTCCGGCCGCGCCATGGGCTTTGGCAAGTCCAAGGCCAAGCTTCTGACCGAAGCGCATGGCCGCGTCACCTTCGGCGACGTCGCCGGCGTCGACGAAGCCAAGGAAGACCTCGAGGAAATCGTCGAATTCCTGCGCGACCCGCAGAAGTTCCAGCGCCTCGGCGGCAAAATCCCGCGCGGCGTGCTGCTCGTTGGCCCTCCCGGTACCGGCAAGACCTTGCTTGCCCGTTCGGTCGCCGGTGAAGCCAACGTGCCGTTCTTCACCATCTCTGGTTCCGACTTCGTCGAAATGTTCGTCGGTGTCGGCGCATCCCGCGTCCGCGACATGTTCGAGCAGGCCAAGAAGAACGCGCCCTGCATCATCTTCATCGACGAAATCGACGCCGTCGGCCGCCATCGCGGCGCCGGCCTCGGCGGCGGCAACGACGAACGCGAGCAGACGCTGAACCAGCTGCTGGTCGAAATGGACGGCTTCGAGGCCAATGAGTCGATCATCCTGATCGCCGCGACCAACCGTCCCGACGTTCTCGATCCCGCGCTGCTGCGTCCGGGCCGCTTCGACCGCCAGGTCGTGGTGCCGAACCCCGACATCGTCGGCCGCGAGAAGATCCTCAAGGTCCATGTCCGCAACGTGCCGCTGGCACCGAATGTCGATCTCAAGGTCGTCGCCCGCGGCACGCCGGGCTTCTCCGGTGCCGACCTGATGAACCTCGTCAACGAATCCGCACTGATGGCCGCGCGCCGCAACAAGCGCCTCGTCACCATGCAGGAATTCGAGGACGCCAAGGACAAGATCATGATGGGCGCCGAGCGCCGTTCCTCGGCTATGACCCAGGCCGAGAAGGAGCTGACCGCTTATCACGAATCCGGTCACGCCATCCTTGCGCTCAACGTGCCGGCCGCCGACCCGCTGCACAAGGCGACCATCATCCCGCGCGGCCGTGCGCTGGGCATGGTCATGCAGTTGCCCGAAGGCGACCGCTATTCGATGAGCTACAAGTACATGATCTCGCGTCTGGCGATCATGATGGGCGGCCGCGTCGCCGAGGAGTTCAAGTTCGGCAAGGAGAACATCACCTCCGGCGCCTCCTCCGACATCGAGCAAGCGACGAAACTGGCACGTGCCATGGTCACCCGCTGGGGCTTCTCCGACAAGCTTGGCCATGTCGCCTATGGCGACAACCAGGAAGAGGTGTTCCTCGGCCACTCGGTTGCCCGTACCCAGAACGTCTCGGAAGAGACCGCCCAGATCATCGACGCCGAAGTGCGCCGCTTGATCGACGAGGCCTATTCGACGGCTAGGACCATCCTGACCAAGAAGAAGAAGGACTGGATCGCGCTCGCCGAAGGCCTGCTCGAATACGAAACTCTGTCGGGCGAAGAGATCAAGCAGCTGATCGCCGGCAACAAACCCTCCCGCGACATGGGCGACGACACCCCGCCATCGCGCGGCTCGGCCGTGCCCAAGGCCGGCTCGACCCGCGGCAAGAAAAAGGGTTCCGAGCCCGAAGGCGGCATGGAGCCGCAGCCGTCGAGCTGA
- a CDS encoding outer membrane protein yields MFKFGRNALFAALLVGVTGPVFAADMPEPIIEVEQPSYGGWYLRGHIGMSNQRIKRLESPLFDIPLEHGWYDDGSFGSAPTFGLGVGYQFNDFLRGDITAEYRGAADFTAQDWLRATDPTDPVTTNNYRGRKSEWLFLANAYADVGTFYGITPYVGAGIGASRNTISNFTDTNPQTGGGAYAADKSRWDLAWALHAGLGIKATERMTIDLGYSFVNLGDGQTGELKNVDPSFPFPPANDGIRFKDITSHDFKLGVRYSLN; encoded by the coding sequence ATGTTTAAGTTTGGAAGGAACGCACTATTCGCCGCGCTGCTCGTCGGCGTGACAGGACCGGTATTCGCGGCAGACATGCCCGAGCCGATCATCGAGGTCGAGCAGCCCTCCTATGGCGGCTGGTACCTGCGCGGCCATATCGGCATGAGCAACCAGCGCATCAAGCGCCTGGAGTCGCCGCTGTTCGACATCCCGCTCGAACATGGCTGGTACGATGACGGCAGCTTCGGCTCCGCCCCGACATTCGGTCTCGGCGTAGGCTATCAGTTCAACGACTTCCTGCGTGGCGACATCACGGCGGAGTATCGCGGTGCGGCGGACTTCACCGCACAGGACTGGCTGAGGGCCACCGACCCCACCGATCCGGTTACCACCAACAACTACCGCGGCAGAAAGTCGGAATGGCTGTTCCTGGCGAACGCCTATGCCGACGTCGGCACGTTCTACGGCATCACGCCTTATGTCGGCGCCGGTATCGGCGCGTCGCGGAACACGATCTCGAACTTCACCGACACCAACCCGCAGACGGGTGGCGGCGCCTATGCCGCCGACAAGTCGCGCTGGGATCTCGCCTGGGCGCTCCACGCCGGTCTCGGCATCAAGGCGACCGAGCGTATGACCATCGATCTCGGCTACAGCTTCGTCAACCTTGGCGACGGCCAGACCGGCGAGTTGAAAAACGTCGACCCGTCCTTCCCCTTCCCACCTGCCAACGACGGCATCCGGTTCAAGGACATCACCTCGCACGACTTCAAGCTTGGTGTCCGCTACTCGCTGAACTAA
- the glmM gene encoding phosphoglucosamine mutase, with protein MAGRYFGTDGIRGRANKFPMTAEVAMKVGMAAGLSFQRGNHRHRVVLGKDTRLSGYMIENALVSGLCAAGMDVFLLGPIPTPAVAMLVRSLRADIGVMISASHNPYHDNGIKLFGPDGYKLSDEIEERIEAMLDQDVEALLADSDGLGRAKRVDGVHDRYIEFAKRTLPRSMSLSGLRIVVDCANGAAYKVAPAALWELGAEVIPINVEPNGFNINAECGSTHPGGLQKKIHEVRADIGIALDGDADRVVIVDENGTVVDGDQIMALIAQSWQQSGRLAGGGVVATVMSNLGLERYLGELNLELHRTKVGDRYVVEHMRAHGLNIGGEQSGHIVLTDYSTTGDGLVAALQVLACIKRSNKPMSELSRTFEPVPQLLKNVRFSGGKPLEETLVKAAIEDGRNRLGKTGRLVIRPSGTEPLIRVMAEGDDPQLVETVVNDIVGVISESRSAA; from the coding sequence ATGGCTGGACGCTATTTCGGCACCGACGGCATTCGCGGACGGGCCAACAAATTTCCGATGACCGCAGAAGTTGCGATGAAGGTTGGCATGGCCGCCGGCCTGTCATTCCAGCGCGGCAATCACCGCCACCGCGTCGTGCTCGGCAAGGACACGCGTCTGTCGGGCTACATGATCGAGAACGCGCTGGTGTCAGGTCTGTGCGCCGCCGGCATGGACGTGTTCCTTCTCGGCCCGATCCCGACGCCGGCTGTCGCCATGCTGGTGCGCTCGCTGCGCGCCGACATCGGCGTGATGATCTCGGCTTCGCACAATCCCTACCACGACAATGGCATCAAGCTGTTCGGCCCCGACGGCTACAAGCTGTCCGACGAGATCGAGGAACGCATCGAAGCGATGCTCGACCAGGATGTCGAGGCGCTGCTTGCCGATTCCGACGGGCTCGGCCGCGCCAAGCGCGTCGACGGCGTGCATGACCGCTACATCGAATTCGCCAAGCGCACCCTGCCCCGCTCGATGTCGCTGTCGGGCCTGCGCATCGTCGTCGACTGCGCCAACGGTGCTGCCTATAAGGTGGCGCCCGCCGCGCTTTGGGAACTCGGCGCCGAAGTGATTCCGATCAATGTCGAACCCAACGGCTTCAACATCAATGCCGAATGCGGCTCGACCCACCCGGGCGGCCTGCAGAAGAAGATCCACGAGGTCCGTGCCGACATCGGCATCGCCCTCGACGGCGACGCCGACCGTGTCGTCATCGTCGACGAGAACGGCACCGTCGTCGACGGCGACCAGATCATGGCGTTGATCGCCCAGTCCTGGCAGCAGAGCGGCCGTCTCGCCGGTGGCGGCGTGGTGGCGACTGTCATGTCAAACCTCGGCCTCGAGCGCTATCTCGGCGAACTCAACCTCGAACTGCACCGCACCAAGGTCGGCGACCGCTATGTCGTCGAGCATATGCGCGCGCATGGCCTCAACATCGGCGGTGAGCAATCGGGCCACATCGTGTTGACCGACTATTCGACCACCGGCGACGGCCTGGTGGCTGCTTTGCAGGTTCTCGCCTGCATCAAGCGCTCGAACAAGCCGATGAGTGAACTCAGCCGCACCTTCGAGCCGGTGCCGCAGTTGCTCAAGAACGTGCGCTTCTCCGGCGGCAAGCCGCTCGAAGAGACGCTGGTGAAGGCGGCGATCGAGGACGGCCGCAACCGGCTGGGCAAGACCGGCCGCCTGGTGATCCGCCCGTCGGGCACCGAGCCGCTGATCCGCGTCATGGCCGAAGGCGACGACCCGCAACTGGTGGAAACCGTGGTGAACGACATTGTCGGCGTCATCTCGGAAAGCCGTTCGGCCGCCTGA